In Juglans microcarpa x Juglans regia isolate MS1-56 chromosome 7D, Jm3101_v1.0, whole genome shotgun sequence, the following are encoded in one genomic region:
- the LOC121239942 gene encoding MLO-like protein 6 isoform X2, protein MAGASGGRTLEETPTWAVAVVCFVLVFISIIIEHIIHLIAKWLKKKHKRALFEALEKIKSELMLLGFISLLLTVGQGPISNVCISEKMGAKWHPCEKKQETQLTEDEDEDSESNGRKLLMVMSDSGGSFRRILASATSTDNCAAKGKVPFVSEDGIHQLHIFIFVLAVFHVLYCILTLALGTAKMRRWKHWETETRTAEYQFSHDPERFRFARDTSFGRRHLSFWTKTPALMWIAHLAPQSHKKFDFQKYINRSLEEDFKVVVGISPLIWFSAVIFLLFNTHGWKSYLWLPFIPLIIILLVGTKLQVIITKMALRIQERGEVVKGEPVVIPGDELFWFNRPRLLLFLINFVLFQNAFQLAFFAWAWYEFGLKSCFHEDVEDIVIQIAMGVLVQILCSYVTLPLYALVTQMGSSMKPTIFNDRVAAALRNWHHTARKHLKQQKGSASVTPFSSRPTTPSHYTSPVYLLRHHRSDMTDSVQGIISPRRSSNFDIDHLSYYCETDSPSHRGFRIGDGSTHGHHLDQSSVAYDKDVNEITTISQTTARMQHEIEIGPQPKDFSFDKRTSL, encoded by the exons ATGGCAGGAGCTAGTGGAGGAAGAACATTAGAAGAAACTCCCACTTGGGCTGTTGCAgttgtgtgttttgttttggttttcataTCCATAATCATCGAGCACATCATCCATCTTATAGCAAAG TGGTTGAAGAAGAAACATAAAAGAGCTTTATTTGAGGCATTAGAAAAGATCAAATCAG AGCTCATGTTGTTGGGATTTATATCCTTGCTCCTCACAGTAGGACAAGGTCCAATATCGAACGTATGCATATCAGAGAAAATGGGAGCGAAGTGGCATCCATGCGAGAAGAAGCAAGAAACCCAGTTGACCGAGGACGAGGACGAGGATTCGGAATCCAATGGCCGGAAACTACTGATGGTCATGTCGGATTCTGGTGGAAGTTTTCGACGCATTTTAGCGTCGGCGACGTCTACAGATAATTGTGCAGCCAAG GGAAAAGTACCATTTGTGTCTGAGGATGGTATTCATCAACTGCACATTTTTATCTTCGTGTTGGCTGTTTTTCACGTCCTCTACTGCATTCTCACCCTCGCTTTGGGTACAGCCAAG ATGAGAAGATGGAAGCATTGGGAGACGGAAACCAGAACAGCTGAGTACCAGTTCTCACATG ACCCAGAGCGATTCAGATTTGCAAGGGATACGTCGTTTGGGAGAAGGCACTTGAGCTTCTGGACCAAAACACCTGCGCTCATGTGGATA GCACATTTGGCACCTCAAAGTCATAAGAAATTCGACtttcaaaaatatatcaatagatCATTGGAAGAGGATTTCAAGGTGGTTGTGGGAATCAG CCCTTTGATCTGGTTCTCCGCGGTGATATTCTTGCTGTTTAACACTCATG GCTGGAAATCTTATCTATGGCTACCATTTATTCCATTGATT ATCATCCTATTGGTGGGGACAAAGCTACAAGTGATCATAACCAAAATGGCATTGAGAATTcaagagagaggagaggttgTGAAGGGAGAACCTGTAGTTATTCCAGGTGACGAACTCTTCTGGTTCAACCGCCCACGGCTTCTCCTTTTCCTCATTAACTTTGTTCTCTTTCAG AATGCCTTTCAGCTAGCATTCTTTGCATGGGCTTGG TATGAATTCGGGTTGAAATCTTGTTTCCACGAGGATGTGGAGGATATCGTTATCCAAATCGCAATGGG GGTCCTGGTACAAATTCTGTGCAGCTATGTCACTCTCCCACTCTATGCCCTTGTAACGCAG ATGGGTTCAAGCATGAAGCCAACGATATTCAACGATAGAGTAGCGGCGGCGCTACGCAACTGGCACCACACGGCCAGGAAGCACTTGAAGCAGCAAAAGGGCTCAGCCTCAGTGACCCCTTTCTCCAGCAGACCCACCACTCCATCCCACTACACGTCCCCTGTTTATCTCTTGCGCCACCACCGCAGCGACATGACCGACAGCGTCCAAGGTATAATATCACCCAGAAGATCATCCAATTTCGACATTGATCATCTCTCATATTATTGCGAAACCGATTCCCCTTCCCACCGCGGCTTCCGGATAGGCGATGGctccacccacggccaccacctGGATCAAAGCAGTGTTGCGTATGATAAGGATGTAAACGAAATTACT
- the LOC121239942 gene encoding MLO-like protein 6 isoform X1 has protein sequence MAGASGGRTLEETPTWAVAVVCFVLVFISIIIEHIIHLIAKWLKKKHKRALFEALEKIKSELMLLGFISLLLTVGQGPISNVCISEKMGAKWHPCEKKQETQLTEDEDEDSESNGRKLLMVMSDSGGSFRRILASATSTDNCAAKGKVPFVSEDGIHQLHIFIFVLAVFHVLYCILTLALGTAKMRRWKHWETETRTAEYQFSHDPERFRFARDTSFGRRHLSFWTKTPALMWIFCFFRQFVRSVPRVDYLTLRHGFIMAHLAPQSHKKFDFQKYINRSLEEDFKVVVGISPLIWFSAVIFLLFNTHGWKSYLWLPFIPLIIILLVGTKLQVIITKMALRIQERGEVVKGEPVVIPGDELFWFNRPRLLLFLINFVLFQNAFQLAFFAWAWYEFGLKSCFHEDVEDIVIQIAMGVLVQILCSYVTLPLYALVTQMGSSMKPTIFNDRVAAALRNWHHTARKHLKQQKGSASVTPFSSRPTTPSHYTSPVYLLRHHRSDMTDSVQGIISPRRSSNFDIDHLSYYCETDSPSHRGFRIGDGSTHGHHLDQSSVAYDKDVNEITTISQTTARMQHEIEIGPQPKDFSFDKRTSL, from the exons ATGGCAGGAGCTAGTGGAGGAAGAACATTAGAAGAAACTCCCACTTGGGCTGTTGCAgttgtgtgttttgttttggttttcataTCCATAATCATCGAGCACATCATCCATCTTATAGCAAAG TGGTTGAAGAAGAAACATAAAAGAGCTTTATTTGAGGCATTAGAAAAGATCAAATCAG AGCTCATGTTGTTGGGATTTATATCCTTGCTCCTCACAGTAGGACAAGGTCCAATATCGAACGTATGCATATCAGAGAAAATGGGAGCGAAGTGGCATCCATGCGAGAAGAAGCAAGAAACCCAGTTGACCGAGGACGAGGACGAGGATTCGGAATCCAATGGCCGGAAACTACTGATGGTCATGTCGGATTCTGGTGGAAGTTTTCGACGCATTTTAGCGTCGGCGACGTCTACAGATAATTGTGCAGCCAAG GGAAAAGTACCATTTGTGTCTGAGGATGGTATTCATCAACTGCACATTTTTATCTTCGTGTTGGCTGTTTTTCACGTCCTCTACTGCATTCTCACCCTCGCTTTGGGTACAGCCAAG ATGAGAAGATGGAAGCATTGGGAGACGGAAACCAGAACAGCTGAGTACCAGTTCTCACATG ACCCAGAGCGATTCAGATTTGCAAGGGATACGTCGTTTGGGAGAAGGCACTTGAGCTTCTGGACCAAAACACCTGCGCTCATGTGGATA tTCTGTTTTTTCAGACAGTTTGTGAGGTCTGTTCCTAGAGTTGATTACTTGACCTTGCGACATGGATTTataatg GCACATTTGGCACCTCAAAGTCATAAGAAATTCGACtttcaaaaatatatcaatagatCATTGGAAGAGGATTTCAAGGTGGTTGTGGGAATCAG CCCTTTGATCTGGTTCTCCGCGGTGATATTCTTGCTGTTTAACACTCATG GCTGGAAATCTTATCTATGGCTACCATTTATTCCATTGATT ATCATCCTATTGGTGGGGACAAAGCTACAAGTGATCATAACCAAAATGGCATTGAGAATTcaagagagaggagaggttgTGAAGGGAGAACCTGTAGTTATTCCAGGTGACGAACTCTTCTGGTTCAACCGCCCACGGCTTCTCCTTTTCCTCATTAACTTTGTTCTCTTTCAG AATGCCTTTCAGCTAGCATTCTTTGCATGGGCTTGG TATGAATTCGGGTTGAAATCTTGTTTCCACGAGGATGTGGAGGATATCGTTATCCAAATCGCAATGGG GGTCCTGGTACAAATTCTGTGCAGCTATGTCACTCTCCCACTCTATGCCCTTGTAACGCAG ATGGGTTCAAGCATGAAGCCAACGATATTCAACGATAGAGTAGCGGCGGCGCTACGCAACTGGCACCACACGGCCAGGAAGCACTTGAAGCAGCAAAAGGGCTCAGCCTCAGTGACCCCTTTCTCCAGCAGACCCACCACTCCATCCCACTACACGTCCCCTGTTTATCTCTTGCGCCACCACCGCAGCGACATGACCGACAGCGTCCAAGGTATAATATCACCCAGAAGATCATCCAATTTCGACATTGATCATCTCTCATATTATTGCGAAACCGATTCCCCTTCCCACCGCGGCTTCCGGATAGGCGATGGctccacccacggccaccacctGGATCAAAGCAGTGTTGCGTATGATAAGGATGTAAACGAAATTACT